In Mustela lutreola isolate mMusLut2 chromosome 1, mMusLut2.pri, whole genome shotgun sequence, one genomic interval encodes:
- the HBE1 gene encoding hemoglobin subunit epsilon, which yields MVHFSAEEKAAITGLWGKVHVEEAGGEALGRLLVVYPWTQRFFDNFGNLSSASAIMGNPKVKAHGKKVLTSFGEAIKNMDNLKGSLAKLSELHCDKLHVDPENFRLLGNVLVIILASHFGKEFTPEVQAAWQKLVAGVATALAHKYH from the exons ATGGTGCATTTTAGTGCTGAGGAGAAGGCTGCTATCACTGGCCTGTGGGGCAAGGTGCATGTGGAAGAGGCTGGAGGCGAGGCCCTGGGCAG GCTCCTGGTTGTTTACCCCTGGACCCAGAGGTTCTTTGACAACTTTGGCaacctgtcctctgcctctgccattaTGGGTAACCCCAAGGTCAAGGCCCATGGCAAGAAGGTGCTGACTTCTTTTGGAGAAGCTATTAAGAACATGGACAATCTCAAGGGCTCCCTTGCTAAGCTGAGTGAGCTGCACTGTGACAAGCTACACGTGGATCCTGAGAACTTTAGG CTCCTGGGCAACGTACTGGTGATCATTCTGGCTTCTCATTTTGGCAAGGAGTTCACCCCTGAGGTGCAGGCTGCTTGGCAGAAGCTGGTGGCTGGTGTTGCCACTGCTCTGGCCCACAAGTACCATTGA
- the LOC131808361 gene encoding hemoglobin subunit epsilon-2, whose protein sequence is MVLFTAEEKAAVASLWARVNVELVGGEVLGRLLVVYPWTQRFFDSFGNLSSESAIMGNPKVKAHGKKVLTSFGNAVKHMDDLKDTFAELSELHCDKLHVDPENFKLLGNMILIVLATHFSKEFTPQMQAAWQKLTTAVANALAHKYH, encoded by the exons ATGGTGCTCTTTACTGCTGAGGAGAAGGCTGCTGTTGCTAGCCTGTGGGCCAGGGTGAATGTGGAGTTGGTTGGAGGCGAGGTGCTGGGAAG GCTCCTGGTTGTTTATCCATGGACCCAGAGGTTCTTCGACAGTTTTGGCAACTTGTCCTCTGAGTCTGCAATAATGGGcaaccccaaggtcaaggccCATGGCAAGAAAGTGCTGACCTCCTTTGGAAATGCTGTTAAACATATGGATGACCTCAAGGACACCTTTGCTGAGCTGAGTGAGCTGCACTGTGACAAGCTGCATGTGGATCCTGAGAACTTCAAG CTTCTAGGCAACATGATACTGATTGTCTTGGCAACCCACTTCAGCAAGGAGTTTACCCCCCAGATGCAGGCTGCTTGGCAGAAACTGACAACAGCTGTGGCTAATGCTCTTGCCCACAAGTACCACTGA